In Nisaea acidiphila, the DNA window GCTCATTTACGGTCCGGTCTCCGATCGCATCGGGCGCCGACCGACTCTGCTGGCCGGGCTCGGCGTTTTCGCTCTCGCAAGCCTGCTCTGCGCTTTTGCGACCTCGATCGACCTGCTGATCGCGGGACGCGTATTCCAGGCCCTCGGCGGCTGTGCCGGCATGGTGCTCGGCCGCGCCATCGTGCGCGACGTCTATGAACGCGACGAGGCCGCCCCGGTTATCGCTTACATCACGATGGCAATGGCCGTCGCGCCGATGATCGGACCTGCTGTCGGTGGCTACCTCGACAGCGCATTCGGCTGGTACGCTGGATTTCTCCTCGTCGCCGCCGCCGGCGGAGCCGTTCTCGTCTATGCTTTTCCGACACTGCATGAGACGCACCAGCAACGTGACGAACGGATCGACGTTGCAGGACTGCTGCGCAATTACGGTGCCCTGCTCTCATCCAAGGCATATCTCGGCTATACCCTGAACACCTCATTCTCGATCGGCTGCTTCTTCGCGTTTCTCTCCTCCGCGCCTTACGTCACGATCGAGATTCTGGGCCTGGGGCCGCAGATCTACGGCTTTTATTTCATCGTCGTCTCGCTCTCCTACATGTCGGGCAATTTCATCGCGACACGGATCTCCCGGCGCCTCGGGATCGACCGGATGATCCTGCTCGGCTGCAGCGTCTCGCTCCTCGGCGCATTCGTCCTGACAACCCTGTCCGCACTCGACGTAATCAGCGCGACCGCGATCTTCCTCCCGTTTGCGCTCGTCGCCTTCGGAAACGGCATGAGCCAGCCCAACGCGATCGCCGGATCTGTCAGCGTCAACCCGGCCATCGCGGGCGCCGCATCCGGACTGATGGGCTTCATGCAGATGTGCGCCGGCGGTCTGGCGACCGTTCTGGTCGGCTATTTTCAGGACGCGACCGGTTATTCTGCACTCGCATATGCGCTCCTGATCGGCACGTTCGGCGCCCATGTCAGCCTGTTTCTGGCCCGCCGGGCGACCCTGCGTGAAGGCGCCATGGAAGCGGCTGAATGAGCAGCCGGCACGGCGCAGATGCCGAAGAGCTTCTGGAGAAGGCAATAGACCTCCTGGGCGCGGCTCCGGTGGACCGGAACGCGCCGTTCCGCTATCCGGTGCTGGCTACGGCGGACGGGTCGGGCGGCGCCGATGCCCGCACGCTGATCCTTCGTTCCTTCGAGCGGGAGCACTGGCGCGTCACACTTCATACCGACCGGCGCAGCGCTAAAATCCGCGAACTCGGCACTCCCCAAACTGTTACCCTCGTCTTCTACGATCACGGCGTCGGCCTCCAGGTGAGACTCCGCGGCCGGATCGCCGTGGTCGGGGACGACTGCAAGAGGCACGCGGCATGGGAAGCACTCCCCCCGAGCAACAGGCGCAATTACCTGGCCGCCCACCCGCCGGGAACGCCGCTGCCCGCTCCGGGCGATGGCATTCCTGAAAATAACCCGGGCGGAGGCTTCGAGAACTTCGCTGTGCTCGGCTTCGCGCCCGACAGCGTAGACATCCTCAAGCTCTCGCCCGAAGGCAATCGCCGGTACCGGCTGGCGCCTCCAAACGGCAGCGGATCCTGGCTCGTGCCCTGAGGCCGCGCCTCAGCGTTCAAAAATGTCGAGTTTCAGGCCCTCGGACTCGCCCAGCCAGAAAACATGCGCAGTATGGTCGCGGAGTTCGTCTCCGGTTTCGGCATGGACGAAAACGGTGAGCCCCTCACGATTGAGTGCAAGCCAGGGAATGAAAGTGCCAAATAGCTCCGGCGCGAATGCGACCTGATAACTGAAGCGCGGGTGAGGCCCGACCGGTTTTTCGTGGAACCGGCCCATCTCGATATCGAAGCGGCGTTCGATCTCCTCGCGCAAGCGCCGGGCCGTTTCGGCGGTCTCGGAATCGAAATAGATGTGTGCGTGATAGCCTTTGATCTCTGACGTCTCTTTCGGCATGTATATTTCCTTTCGGTAGGGTCGAATCATGAACCAGCCGCCAGAGCAGCGCCAGACGACATTTCAGCTCCCGGCGCGGCGATGCTTTGACGAATTGCGCAAATGCTGTTGCACTTGTCCGGTCCGAGCCACGGCAAAAAGGCCCCTGCGATGACGCATGAGGCCCGGAGGTCTGCGATATCGGCTGTAAAGCACCGACGAGGCGCGGACCCGGCAGCCAGATAGTCAGTATGGGCTGCACGATAAAAACGGAGACAAACTGCGTGGGTCATCCAAGATGAACTCGCCCGACATCTCAATCCGCGACAGCCTTAGCAGCGCCGGACGGGATTTTCTCGACTATTGGCTCTCACTGCGGGCCGGTCGGATGATGCCCGATCGCGCAGAGTTCGACCCGAGCAATATCAAACACCTTCTCCCGAACATCGTTATTCACGAGTTGATCGCCCCCGACAATATCCGCCTCAGGCTGGTCGGGACAGCGATCGTGCGCCATTACGGCAGCGAGAGCACCGGAAAAAACTACCTCGATTTCGTCGAGCCCGACCGGCGGGCAAAGGCATCCAAGGCGATCTTCCTCGTGAGAAACCATCCGGCAGGAATGACGGTCACGCTGATATCTTCTCTGGACAGCGGCAACCTCGATTTCCGCCAGACCGTCGCGCTGCCGATCGGTGACGAGAGAGAAAACAGAAAGTTCGTCTATTTCTGCAGCACGCGTCAGGAGCGATCCGAGCGATCGCTGACGGAACCGGAGCGCCTCGCAGTGCAGAATGTCATGGATCGCAGATTTTTCGATATCGGTGCCGGCATTCCCGATTTTACCGACTGAATAAGGTCAGAGCTCGACAAGTCCGTTCAACAGCACGAGCGCGACCAGCAGCGGCACGATGATCCGTAAGAGCCAGATCCACGAAATTCCGAGACGCTCCCGCAATCCGGAAAATACAAGTGCGTCCCGGCGATGGAGGCTCCAGCCGACGAAGAGCGAGACGCATATCCCGCTGAGAGGCAGAAGGACCGAAGAGGCTATATGGTCGAAGATTCCGAACAGATCTTCTCCTGCGATCCTGACATCCTTCAGGAGGCTGAAACCGAGTCCGGGCACAAGCCCCAATGCAAATATGAGCAAACACATAATGGTGGCTGCCGCTGTTCTAGACAGACCGAAACGGTCCATGCAAACCGCGACAGGCACCTCCAGGATCGAAATCATCGAGGTCAGCCCCGCAGCCGCCAGCAGGAAGAAGAACGCGACGGCCAGCATTGCACCGCCTGTGATTTCGCTGAACACCCGTGGCAGGGCGACGAATGCCAGGTCCGGGCCGGAAGCCGGATCGAGGCCGTGCGCGAAGACCGCGGGAAAAATCGCAATGCCTGCGAAAACCGCAAAGAGCGTATCGCCGGAGACGATGAAGAGAGCGGATTTGAGGATCGGCGTCTCCGGCTGCATATAGCTGCCGTAGGTCACGAAGATGGCCATGCCGATGCCAATGGAGAAAAACGCCTGACCAAGCGCCGCGATATAGACGCCGGGGCGCGTGAAAGTCTCCGGGTCGATCCGGAAAAGATACTCAAGTCCGGCGGTGCCGTCGGAGCGCAACAAACCATAAAATGCGAGCGCGATCATGATTGCCGCGAGAACCGGCATCGCCCATTTATTGAGCCTTTCAATCCCGCTCTGTACGCCGCGCGCGACCACAAGTCCCGCAAGGAGAACAGCCGCTGCCTGCCAGAGCAGCGGCTCCGCCGTCCGCCCGGTGAAACCGGAAAAATATCCAGCGAAACCAGTTTCGCCCGCTTCCCAGAGAGAACCGCTTACAGCGGAGACAAAATAACGGAACGTCCAGCCCGCGACGACCGCGTAGAAGCTCAGGATGACCGTTCCCGCGATCACCGCCACCCATCCCGTGCGGCGAAGGGGGCTGCGCGGCGCAAGCGCGGGAAAGGCCGAGATCGTGTCGAGACGCGCCGCACGCCCGACGGCCAGCTCCGCAATGACGAGAGGCAGCCCGATCAGCAGCACACAGAGGATATAGACGAGAAGAAAACCGCCGCCGCCATTCTCTCCGGCAACGTAGGGAAAACGCCAGATATTCCCGATACCGACCGCGGACCCGATGGTGGCCAGTACGAAGCCGAACTGGCTCCCCCACTGCTCCCGCTCGGCCATTACTCCGGCTCGTCCAGAATACCGTCCCGGCGCACCTCGTCGAGAACCCAGTCCCGGAAGACGGAGACCTTGTTGGAGCGCAGCGCGTCCTCGCGGCAGACGAAATAGTAAGCCAGCGGCGCGGGCATCTCGTTTTCAAACGGCCGGATAAGGCGCCCCGCCCGCAGATCGTCTGTCACCAGCTGGGAGCGCGCGAGCGCTACGCCCTGCCCCTCGACAGCGGCCTGCAGAACCATGTCCATCTGGGTGAAGAACGCACCGCGTCTGAGATCGATGCCTTCGATGCCGAACTGCTGCAGGAAGTTATCCCAGCTTTCCCCGGCGAAAGTATTCACGTCGTGCAGCAACGGATAGTGCTTGAGGTCCTCGGGCTTGCGGAGGCCGGGAGGCCGAGCCGCGACTTCGGGGCTGCAGACCGGATAGATCCGCTCGCTCATGATCTTCTCGACATGCAAGCCTTCGTAATTGCCGTCGCCGAGCCGCAGCGCCACGTCGACACCGTCGGTGACGAAATCCGCTCTCCGGTCCTCGGCCGCGATGCGGACATCGATCTCAGGATAGCGCATGCGAAAGCGGGAAAGCCGCGGGATCAGCCACTTCACCGCGAAAGACGGCAAGACGCTTACCGTCAGCGGACGCCCCTCTTCCTGCTCCTTCAGATCGTTGACCGCCGCGAGCAGCCTCGAGAACGCGTCCCGCACCACGGGCGCAAGGCGCATCCCTTCCGGCGTAAGTTCCAGTGCACGCGGGCGGCGGAGAAAAAGCGGGCATCCGAGTTCCGTTTCCAGCGCCTTGATCTGCTGGCTGACCGCGGCCGGAGTCACGAACAGCTCCGCCGCGGCGAGCTTGAAGCTCATATGCCGCGCGGCAGCCTCGAAACAACGCAGTCCATTGAGCGGAAGCCGGCTCAACATGGATTAGCCAAACTTACTCATCCCACAAATTAACTCGTTTGTTGTACGGCATTTTATACCCCAAATTCCAACGCATCGACAGACACGAATGAGCGTGTGTGACGTTTTGATTAAGGAGAGCTTTCATGTTTAAGAACCAGACCCTGAATGTTGCTCCTGCCGCCGTCATGACTGCAGGAACCACCGGATCGGCCTTCGCGCAAAAGCGCGCCAAGGGTGGCGTACTGCATACCCTCGTCGCACTTCTGCTCACCTGGGAAGACCGCATCGGCCAGCGGGAGTCGCTGCGCGAACTCGACGACCGCGCACTTGCCGACATGGGCATCAGCCGGGCCGACGTCCACTATGAAGTCGAGAAGCCTTTCTGGATGGCCTGATCCCCGACGGAACGCCGTGCCCTAACGGGTGCGGCGGCCGTCAGCGGGCATCGAAATCCAGTACGACCTTGTCGCTCGCGGGGTGGGCCTGACAGGCCAGCACAAAGCCCCGCTCCACTTCCTCTTCGGCGAGCGTGTAATTCAGATCCATCTCGACGCGCCCTTCGACCACCTTTGCCCTACACGTGCAGCACATCCCACCCTTGCACGCGTATGGCATGTCCGGTCGATCCCCGAGGGCCGCATCGAGGATGGAGATGCCGTCCGGCTCCAGCGTGAAATCGGTTTGCACCCCATCGTAGATCACGGACACTTCCGAGCCTGACGCGAGCGCCTCGCCCTCTTTTTTCGCCATTCTGGCCCGACGCGCGGCGGCAGCCTTTGCCGCCGCGTCGCTGGATGGCGTGAAGAGCTCGAAGCTGACTTTCTCCGCCTCCACTCCATGATCGGCCAGCGCCGCCCGCACATCGCCGATCATGCCTTCCGGTCCGCAGAGAAAGAAGCGGTCCACCGCATGGACGTTCAGCATCGAGCGGAAGAAAGTCTCGCATTTCTCCCGATCGATCCGGCCGTTCAGCAACGCCACCTCCTGAGGCTCGCGGCTGAGGATGTGCAGGATGCTGAAGCGGGCCGGATAGCGGTTCTTCAGATCCGACAGCGCGTCGCGGAACATGATGTCGCGCACCGTGCGGTTGCCATAGAACAACGTGAACCGGCTGCCCGGTTCGGCCTCGAGTACCGATTTCGCGATGGAAAGGATCGGCGTGATCCCGCTGCCCGCCGCGAAGGCGACATAGGTATGCGCCGCACCCGGTTCGACCGCCGCCGTGAACCGCCCTTCCGGCAGCATCGCCTCCAGACTGTCTCCCGGCTTCAGTTCGTCATTCGCGAAGCCCGAAAAGGCCCCGCCCTCGACCCGTTTCACCGCGACCCGGATCTCGCCATCGCCGAGCCCGCTGCAGATCGAATAGGAACGGCGCACATCGTGACCGTCGATCTCCTTTCGCAGCGTCAGGTACTGGCCCGGCCGGTAGCTGAATTCGCTCTTCGCGTTTTCCGGCAGGTCGAAAGCGATGGAGACACTGTCCGGGCTCTCCGGCCGGACCTCGCGTACGGTCAGTGTGGTGAAGCGTGCCATGACCGCTTTCCTCCTAGATGCATTTGAAATAGTCGAACGGCTCCGCGCAGTCGGTGCAGCGATAAAGCGCCTTACAGGCCGTCGAGCCGAACTGGCTCAGGATCTCCGTATTCTCCGAACCGCAGCGCGGACAGGCGACCACGGGATCGATCCCGAGCAGGGACTGCTTGGAGGTCGAGCTTTCGGCCGGCGGCGCGATCCCGATGCCGCGCAATTTCTCGCGCCCGGCCTCGCTCAGCCAGTCGGTGGTCCAGGCCGGCGCCAGCACGGTCTTGACCTCGACCTCGGCGAAGCCTTCCTTGAGCGCAGCGTCGCGCACCATCATTTCGATGTAGGACATCGCCGGGCAACCCGAATAGGTCGGCGTGATGGTGATCTTGGCCGCATGGCCATCGACCGCGACCGCGCGAACCACGCCGAGATCGACGACGGACAACACCGGGATTTCCGGGTCCGAGACCCCTTCAAGCGCAGCCCATAACCGGGACTCATCTGGCGTGCTGGCGGATTGCGGCTGCATCTCCCGGCCTTACCATTGCGCGTCCGGATAGGCGCGCGGCAAGAACTGCATCTCGGCCAACAGAAAGCCAAGATGCTCAGAGTGAACCCCCTTCTTGCCGCCGCCGATAGACCAGTCGCCCGCCGGCACGGTGAGCGTGGCCTCGGCAAGCACGGCACCGACCGCGTTTTTCCAGTTCGTCTCGAAATCGCCCGGGTCGGGCGCGATCCCCGCCTGCATCATCATCTCGTCGATAGCGTCGCCATCGAAGAGTTCCCGCGTGTATCCCCAGAGCGCATCCAGCGCCCCCTGCACGCGGGCGTGGCTCTCTTCCGTCCCGTCACCGAGGCGAATTACCCACTGGCCGCTGTGCCGGCGATGGTAGAGCGCCTCCTTCAGCGCCTTTTCCGCGATGCCGGCGATCTCGTGATTGGCAGACTTTGTCAGCGCCTGCAGCAGCTCGACATGAAAACAGTCAAAAAGGAACTGGCGGACGATTGTCTGCGCGAAATCGCCGTTCGGCTGCTCGGCCAGCAGGAAATTCCGCCAGTCCAGTACATCGCGCTTGAAGGCGAGTTCGTCAGCACTCCGCTCCCCTCCTTCGACGGTCGCGGCGAATTCGAGCCAGAGATTGGCCTGGCCGACCAGATCGAGCGCGATGTTGGAAAGCGCGATATCCTCTTCCAGCACCGGCCCCTTGCCGCACCATTCCGAAAGCCGGTGCCCAAGGATCAGGGCATTGTCGCCGAGCCGGAGCAGATATTCGAAGAGAGCTTCACGCTGCGCTTCAACGGACATGTTTCAGGTCTCCAAAGCTGCCGGTCAGAGGCATTCAACCTCGTCCGGCACCTCGTAGAAAGTTGGGTGGCGGTAAATCTTCGAGTCCGCCGGATCGAACAGGCTTTCCTTATCCGCCGGGGCCGAGGCGACAATATCCGTAGACTGCACCACCCAGATGCTCTCGCCCTCGCGGCGGCGGGTATAAACGTCGCGCGCATGCTGCAGCGCCATTTCCGCGTCGCTCGCATGCAACGAGCCGACATGCTTGTGGCTGAGGCCTTCGCGCGCCCGGATGAACACTTCCCAGAGCGGCCAGTCGTGCCCTGTGGTCATTCTCTCTCTCCCGATGGATCCGGCTTCGGAGGCCGGGATTCGTTCATTCGGCGGCGATCTTCGCCGCTTCCTTGCGCATGCGCTGCTTCTCGGCATAGGCCGCCGCTGCGTCGCGCACCCAGGCACCGTCCTCGTGCGCCTTGATACGGGCCGCCATGCGTTCCTTGTTGCACGGGCCGTCGCCGGAGACGACGCGCTTCAATTCCGCCCAGTCGATCTCGCCGAAATCGTAGTGGCCGCGCTCCTCGTTCCACTTCAGGTCCGGGTCCGGCATTCTTAGGCCCAGATAGTCGGCCTGCGGCACCGTCATATCGATGAACTGCTGGCGCAGATCGTCGTTCGAGACCCGCTTGATCTTCCATTGCATGGACTGGGAGGAATGCGCCGACTCGCGGTCGCTCGGCCCGAACATCATCAACGAAGGCCACCACCAGCGGTCCAGCGCGCTCTGCGCCATCCGTTTCTGCTCCTTCGTCCCGAAGGCCATCGACATCATGATCTCGTAGCCCTGACGCTGATGGAAACTCTCCTCGCGACAGATCCGCTCCATCGCGCGGGCATAGGGCCCGTAGGAACAGCGGCAAAGCGCGATCTGGTTGATGATCGCCGCGCCGTCGACCAGCCAGCCGATCGCACCGATATCGGCCCAGGACAGCACCGGGTAATTGAAGATGTTGGAATATTTGGCGCGCCCCTCATGCAGCGCGTCGACCATCTCCTCCCGGCTGGTGCCGAGCGTCTCGGCGGCACTGTAGAGATAGAGACCGTGCCCACCCTCGTCCTGAATCTTGGCCAGCAGCTGCACCTTGCGGCGGAGCGACGGCGCCCGGGTTACCCAGGTGCCCTCCGGCAGCATGCCGACGATCTCGGAATGTGCGTGCTGAGAGATCTGCCGAACGAGGGTCTTGCGGTACCCGTCCGGCATCCAGTCCCTCGGCTCGATCTTGATTTCACGATCGACCTTTGCCTGGAAATGTGCGGCCTCGTCTGTTTCCGGGGCCATTCCCTGTGTTTGGCTTTGCGCCATTGCGTTCCCTCGCTTAACCCGGACATTGCCGAATAGCTCAAACTTAAATGATACAAAAATCTTCCCGCGTCCAGAAAAAACTGTATCATATTAACCGAAAGGCAGACCTCATGAATGACAGCAAACCTCCGGTCACGGCGACGGAACCGGCAAACAAAACTGCGCGTAGAGTCGCGGACTGGATGCACGAGAACGATCCGGCTACGCGGAACTTCGGCATGCTCATCGAGGAGGTCGGGCCGGGATACGCATGCCTAAGGATGACGGTCCGGCCGGAGATGCTGAACGGACACAAGACCTGCCACGGGGGCTTGATCTTCACCCTTGCGGACAGTGCCTTCGCCTTTGCTTGCAATTCCGGAAACGCGCTCACCGTCGCGCAGAGCTGCGACATCGACTTCGTCAATCCGGCGCATGAGGGAGACGAGTTGGTTGCCATTTGCGAGGAGCGCTTCCATCGCGGTCGTTCAGGGATCTACGACACCGTCGTGCAGCGTGCCGACGGTACGGTCGTGGCCCACTTCCGCGGCCGCTCCCGAACGATCGGCGGCGCGTTGGTGGAGGATGGAGCAGTCGGATGAGTGTCGCGCGCAAGCTCGAGTCCGACACGACCGATGCCGCCGCGCTTCTCGCGGCGCTCAAGCCACGAGCGAAATCACTGATCGTCACTGTTTACGGCGATGCGATCCTGCCGCACGGCGGCGAAGCCTGGCTCGGCGACCTGATCCGACTCATGGAATGTTTCGGCATCAGCGAGCGCCTTGTCCGCACATCGGTCTTCCGCCTGACGCAGGATGGCGTGCTCGCCGCGCGTCAGGTTGGCAGGCGAAGCATCTACGCCCTCACCCCGGGCGGCCGGCGGGCGTTCGATGCTGCTCAGCGCAAGATCTATGCTCCATTGACCGAACGGCGCGATCCCGATGAAAACGCGCCCTGGACCATCGCCCTCCTCGGCGGCAGCGTCGATGCGGAGCAGCGGGACGCTTTGCACCGGGAACTCGGATGGGCGGGTTTCGGAATGCTGGGCACGCAGGCGCTGATCGGTACCGGCAGCGATTTGCAGAGGGCAAAGGACTCTCTAACCACGCTCGGCCTCGAAGACAGGGTGACCCTCTTCGAAGCAACGGCGAACAGCGCAGCCGGTACTCTGCGGGCACTTTGCCACGAGGCCTGGCATCTCGATGCGACGGATCAGGACTATCGCGCATTCATCAGGCGCTTTACGCCTCTGCGCGACCGGCTTCTCGCACCGTCCGAAAAGCCGGCTCCGAAAGAGGCGTTCACGCTTCGGATTTTGATGATCCACGCTTATCGGAGGGCCCTCCTCCGCGATCCCGGATTACCGACACCGCTCATGCCGGACAATTGGAGCGGCCGGACCGCGCGACAGCTTGCGGCCGAGATCTATGACAACCTGCAATACAATGCGCAGGACTTCGTCGAAACCGGCCTGCACGGCACCGACGGTCCACTCCCGCCCTCAGCGCCGCAATTTTCCGCACGCTTTTTGCGGTTAATACCCGACTGAGTGCTCGCCGGACACTCGCGGCGGACACGTTCACGCCAAAATTTATCCCACTGCCTCAATTGGATATTCCAAAACCGGTCAAAAGCCGGAAAACCGCTCTCGCCATCCGCCCCGCCGAGATGATTAAATGCGCCCTGCGCATGCGATGAGCGGCGCGCAGCCTATTTTCCCCTGCCGTCCCGGCGAGCGACCCTGGATTCGAAGTCATGATCGAGATCTATATCGAGTGTTGGGCAAGCCCCGATGGTATTCGATATCCCTGGTCCATCTGGCAGGATGGACGTCAGGTTGATTCTTCTCACGCGACATCTCTCTACGAAAACCCGGACGAAGCGGAGGAGGCTGCGCGCAAATACTGCAACGACGTGCTGAAAACGTCGCCATCCAATGTGGTTCGGCTCTAATCGGGCCACAAACGTTGACGGTTGCGAAGCAATAGGTCTAAGTGACCTTGGTTTCGTTCTGAAACTGCGTTCTACACAGCCGATTGATCTAATATGTCCGAGTCCAGCATCCGCGGCCGCCTCGCGGTCGATGTTGGCGGCACCTTTACCGATGTCGCCCTCGAATTTGGCCCTAAGCGCTACACGGCAAAGGTCCTGACCACGCCCGCCATGCCGGAGCGCGGCGTGATGAACGGGATCGAGAAAGCTCTGGAAGTGGCGAACGCAAACCCGGCGGACATCGGCCTGCTGATCCACGGGACCACGCTCGCGACCAACGCCCTAATCGAGCGCAAGGGCGCCAAGACCGCTCTGATCACTACTGAAGGTCTTCGCGATTCCGTCGAAATGGCCTTCGAGAACCGGTTCGAGCAGTACGACATCAATATCGACCGGCCGGACCCGCTGGTGCCGCGCAATCTGCGCTGGCCGGTCAGGGAGCGGCTGAACTTCAAGGGCGAAGTTCTGATCCCGCTCGACGAAAGCTCCGTCGAGGCGCTGGTGCCCCTGATCGACAAGCACGAGATCGGCTCCATCGCAGTGGGGCTCATCCATTCCTACGCCAACGGCGCGCATGAGGAGCGGGTCGGGGAGATCCTGAGCAAGGCACGCCCGGACCTCAGCATCACCCTCTCGAGCGAAGTCTGCCCGGAGATCCGCGAGTACGAACGGCAGTCGACCGCATCAGCCAACGCCTATGTGCGCCCCATCATGTCGCGCTATCTCGGCATCCTGCGCGAGGACCTGAAAAAACGCGGGTTCGATTGCCCGGTCCTGCTGATGACCTCGGGCGGCGGCCTGACCTCTCTCGACACCGCCATGCGCTTCCCGATCCGGCTGGTCGAGTCCGGCCCGGCAGGCGGTGCCATCCTGGCGAGCGAGATCGCCCGGGAATGCGATCTCTCCAGTGTCGTCTCCTTCGATATGGGC includes these proteins:
- the paaA gene encoding 1,2-phenylacetyl-CoA epoxidase subunit PaaA is translated as MAQSQTQGMAPETDEAAHFQAKVDREIKIEPRDWMPDGYRKTLVRQISQHAHSEIVGMLPEGTWVTRAPSLRRKVQLLAKIQDEGGHGLYLYSAAETLGTSREEMVDALHEGRAKYSNIFNYPVLSWADIGAIGWLVDGAAIINQIALCRCSYGPYARAMERICREESFHQRQGYEIMMSMAFGTKEQKRMAQSALDRWWWPSLMMFGPSDRESAHSSQSMQWKIKRVSNDDLRQQFIDMTVPQADYLGLRMPDPDLKWNEERGHYDFGEIDWAELKRVVSGDGPCNKERMAARIKAHEDGAWVRDAAAAYAEKQRMRKEAAKIAAE
- the paaC gene encoding 1,2-phenylacetyl-CoA epoxidase subunit PaaC; protein product: MSVEAQREALFEYLLRLGDNALILGHRLSEWCGKGPVLEEDIALSNIALDLVGQANLWLEFAATVEGGERSADELAFKRDVLDWRNFLLAEQPNGDFAQTIVRQFLFDCFHVELLQALTKSANHEIAGIAEKALKEALYHRRHSGQWVIRLGDGTEESHARVQGALDALWGYTRELFDGDAIDEMMMQAGIAPDPGDFETNWKNAVGAVLAEATLTVPAGDWSIGGGKKGVHSEHLGFLLAEMQFLPRAYPDAQW
- a CDS encoding transcriptional regulator GcvA, with product MLSRLPLNGLRCFEAAARHMSFKLAAAELFVTPAAVSQQIKALETELGCPLFLRRPRALELTPEGMRLAPVVRDAFSRLLAAVNDLKEQEEGRPLTVSVLPSFAVKWLIPRLSRFRMRYPEIDVRIAAEDRRADFVTDGVDVALRLGDGNYEGLHVEKIMSERIYPVCSPEVAARPPGLRKPEDLKHYPLLHDVNTFAGESWDNFLQQFGIEGIDLRRGAFFTQMDMVLQAAVEGQGVALARSQLVTDDLRAGRLIRPFENEMPAPLAYYFVCREDALRSNKVSVFRDWVLDEVRRDGILDEPE
- a CDS encoding pyridoxamine 5'-phosphate oxidase family protein: MSSRHGADAEELLEKAIDLLGAAPVDRNAPFRYPVLATADGSGGADARTLILRSFEREHWRVTLHTDRRSAKIRELGTPQTVTLVFYDHGVGLQVRLRGRIAVVGDDCKRHAAWEALPPSNRRNYLAAHPPGTPLPAPGDGIPENNPGGGFENFAVLGFAPDSVDILKLSPEGNRRYRLAPPNGSGSWLVP
- a CDS encoding sodium-dependent transporter, giving the protein MAEREQWGSQFGFVLATIGSAVGIGNIWRFPYVAGENGGGGFLLVYILCVLLIGLPLVIAELAVGRAARLDTISAFPALAPRSPLRRTGWVAVIAGTVILSFYAVVAGWTFRYFVSAVSGSLWEAGETGFAGYFSGFTGRTAEPLLWQAAAVLLAGLVVARGVQSGIERLNKWAMPVLAAIMIALAFYGLLRSDGTAGLEYLFRIDPETFTRPGVYIAALGQAFFSIGIGMAIFVTYGSYMQPETPILKSALFIVSGDTLFAVFAGIAIFPAVFAHGLDPASGPDLAFVALPRVFSEITGGAMLAVAFFFLLAAAGLTSMISILEVPVAVCMDRFGLSRTAAATIMCLLIFALGLVPGLGFSLLKDVRIAGEDLFGIFDHIASSVLLPLSGICVSLFVGWSLHRRDALVFSGLRERLGISWIWLLRIIVPLLVALVLLNGLVEL
- a CDS encoding PAS domain-containing protein, which encodes MNSPDISIRDSLSSAGRDFLDYWLSLRAGRMMPDRAEFDPSNIKHLLPNIVIHELIAPDNIRLRLVGTAIVRHYGSESTGKNYLDFVEPDRRAKASKAIFLVRNHPAGMTVTLISSLDSGNLDFRQTVALPIGDERENRKFVYFCSTRQERSERSLTEPERLAVQNVMDRRFFDIGAGIPDFTD
- a CDS encoding DUF1127 domain-containing protein; translation: MFKNQTLNVAPAAVMTAGTTGSAFAQKRAKGGVLHTLVALLLTWEDRIGQRESLRELDDRALADMGISRADVHYEVEKPFWMA
- the paaD gene encoding 1,2-phenylacetyl-CoA epoxidase subunit PaaD; amino-acid sequence: MQPQSASTPDESRLWAALEGVSDPEIPVLSVVDLGVVRAVAVDGHAAKITITPTYSGCPAMSYIEMMVRDAALKEGFAEVEVKTVLAPAWTTDWLSEAGREKLRGIGIAPPAESSTSKQSLLGIDPVVACPRCGSENTEILSQFGSTACKALYRCTDCAEPFDYFKCI
- the paaE gene encoding 1,2-phenylacetyl-CoA epoxidase subunit PaaE, translating into MARFTTLTVREVRPESPDSVSIAFDLPENAKSEFSYRPGQYLTLRKEIDGHDVRRSYSICSGLGDGEIRVAVKRVEGGAFSGFANDELKPGDSLEAMLPEGRFTAAVEPGAAHTYVAFAAGSGITPILSIAKSVLEAEPGSRFTLFYGNRTVRDIMFRDALSDLKNRYPARFSILHILSREPQEVALLNGRIDREKCETFFRSMLNVHAVDRFFLCGPEGMIGDVRAALADHGVEAEKVSFELFTPSSDAAAKAAAARRARMAKKEGEALASGSEVSVIYDGVQTDFTLEPDGISILDAALGDRPDMPYACKGGMCCTCRAKVVEGRVEMDLNYTLAEEEVERGFVLACQAHPASDKVVLDFDAR
- the paaB gene encoding 1,2-phenylacetyl-CoA epoxidase subunit PaaB — translated: MTTGHDWPLWEVFIRAREGLSHKHVGSLHASDAEMALQHARDVYTRRREGESIWVVQSTDIVASAPADKESLFDPADSKIYRHPTFYEVPDEVECL
- a CDS encoding DOPA 4,5-dioxygenase family protein encodes the protein MPKETSEIKGYHAHIYFDSETAETARRLREEIERRFDIEMGRFHEKPVGPHPRFSYQVAFAPELFGTFIPWLALNREGLTVFVHAETGDELRDHTAHVFWLGESEGLKLDIFER
- a CDS encoding multidrug effflux MFS transporter, giving the protein MTGKPKAPPILVLIAATATGPLALNLFVPSMPGLVSLFGTDYGTVQLTLTLYLAGVAIGQLIYGPVSDRIGRRPTLLAGLGVFALASLLCAFATSIDLLIAGRVFQALGGCAGMVLGRAIVRDVYERDEAAPVIAYITMAMAVAPMIGPAVGGYLDSAFGWYAGFLLVAAAGGAVLVYAFPTLHETHQQRDERIDVAGLLRNYGALLSSKAYLGYTLNTSFSIGCFFAFLSSAPYVTIEILGLGPQIYGFYFIVVSLSYMSGNFIATRISRRLGIDRMILLGCSVSLLGAFVLTTLSALDVISATAIFLPFALVAFGNGMSQPNAIAGSVSVNPAIAGAASGLMGFMQMCAGGLATVLVGYFQDATGYSALAYALLIGTFGAHVSLFLARRATLREGAMEAAE